A genomic region of Desulfosarcina ovata subsp. ovata contains the following coding sequences:
- the tssH gene encoding type VI secretion system ATPase TssH, translating into MAVSNLKSLIGKLNETCRRALESAAGLCMSQTHYEVDIEHFLIKLLDLSDTDLFKILHHFEINEAHLVADLTRAIESFKTGNARTPALSPRIPRMIKEAWLLASVEYQSPAIRSGHILLALLDSEEFSRMLLSSSETLKKISIETLKDNLQDLTAGSAEDEGAAGLPEGGAAAGRRPAGPAGTKALDQYTINLTERAKKGEIDPVLGRDFEIRQMVDILIRRRQNNPILTGEAGVGKTAVVEGFALRIAEGDVPPILQNVALHTLDLGLLQAGAGVKGEFENRLKGVINEVKASPVPIILFIDEAHTLIGAGGQAGSGDAANLLKPALARGELRTIAATTWAEYKKYFEKDAAMARRFQVVKIEEPDEEKAMVMMRAIGPFLEKHHNVMITDEALADTVKLSSRYISGRQLPDKAVSVLDTACARVAIGLTTSPPAVEQAQRRIGDIDREIKILNREMAIGRDHSDRLAELTGEREATQAEMAKLTEKWQSEMEVAGQVRDLYQEIHALLDSGDEAKAEIAAKQEKLKDLEAELEKRQGDDPLVQIAVDSETVSAVVSGWTGIPTGRMLTDEIAMVLKLADRLKERIIGQDHGLDAIEQVIQTAHAGIEDPSKPTGVFMLVGPSGVGKTETALALSELLYGGEQNMISINMSEYQEAHTVSSLKGSPPGYVGYGEGGVLTEAVRRKPYSVVLLDEVEKAHPDVMELFFQVFDKGIMEDGEGRRIDFKNCLIILTSNLGTDLIMNLCADEETMPDPSGLGEMVKPELLKHFKPAFLGRMKIVPYFPITDENMKLIVRLKLNRIVKRMQENRDVEFLYDDAVVDAIAGRCTDVDSGARNADHIMTNTLLPEMSRELLSRQAGGEQISRVTVTMDGEGFAYDIA; encoded by the coding sequence ATGGCCGTATCCAACCTCAAGTCACTGATCGGTAAACTCAATGAAACCTGTCGCCGTGCGCTGGAGTCCGCTGCCGGCCTCTGCATGTCCCAAACCCACTACGAAGTGGACATCGAGCATTTCCTGATCAAGTTGCTTGATCTGTCGGATACCGATCTGTTTAAAATTCTGCATCATTTTGAAATCAACGAAGCCCATCTGGTGGCCGACCTGACGCGTGCCATTGAATCATTTAAAACCGGCAATGCCCGTACCCCGGCCCTGAGCCCCCGGATCCCGCGCATGATCAAGGAGGCCTGGCTGCTGGCTTCGGTGGAATACCAGTCCCCGGCCATCCGTTCGGGCCACATTCTTTTGGCCCTGCTCGATAGCGAGGAATTCTCGCGCATGCTGCTCTCAAGTTCGGAAACCTTGAAGAAAATCTCCATCGAAACCCTGAAGGACAACCTGCAGGACCTGACCGCCGGAAGCGCGGAGGACGAAGGTGCTGCCGGTTTGCCCGAGGGCGGTGCTGCTGCCGGCCGTCGGCCCGCCGGACCTGCCGGCACCAAGGCCCTGGATCAGTACACCATCAACCTCACCGAGCGGGCCAAAAAAGGCGAGATCGACCCGGTGCTGGGACGTGATTTCGAAATCCGCCAGATGGTGGATATTCTCATTCGCCGACGCCAGAATAACCCCATCCTGACCGGCGAGGCCGGTGTGGGGAAAACGGCGGTGGTCGAGGGGTTTGCCCTGCGGATTGCCGAGGGGGACGTTCCGCCGATTCTTCAGAATGTGGCCCTGCACACCCTGGACCTGGGACTGCTCCAGGCCGGTGCAGGCGTCAAGGGGGAATTCGAAAACCGGCTCAAGGGGGTCATCAACGAAGTCAAGGCGTCGCCGGTGCCGATCATTCTTTTTATCGATGAGGCGCATACCTTGATCGGCGCCGGCGGGCAGGCCGGATCGGGTGACGCGGCCAATCTTCTCAAACCGGCCCTTGCGCGGGGTGAACTGCGGACCATCGCCGCCACTACCTGGGCTGAGTACAAGAAGTATTTTGAAAAGGACGCGGCCATGGCCAGGCGCTTCCAGGTGGTCAAGATTGAAGAGCCCGACGAGGAAAAAGCCATGGTGATGATGCGGGCCATCGGACCGTTTTTGGAAAAGCATCACAACGTGATGATCACCGACGAGGCCCTGGCGGACACGGTCAAACTGTCCAGCCGTTACATCTCCGGCCGTCAGTTGCCGGACAAGGCGGTCAGTGTGCTTGACACCGCCTGTGCCCGGGTGGCCATCGGGCTGACCACCAGTCCGCCGGCCGTGGAGCAGGCCCAGCGGCGCATCGGCGATATCGATCGCGAGATTAAAATTCTCAACCGCGAAATGGCCATCGGCCGGGATCATTCCGATCGCTTGGCTGAACTGACCGGCGAGCGCGAAGCCACCCAGGCCGAGATGGCCAAGCTGACCGAAAAGTGGCAGAGTGAAATGGAAGTGGCCGGACAGGTCCGTGACCTGTACCAGGAGATCCACGCCCTCTTGGACAGCGGTGACGAGGCCAAAGCGGAAATTGCCGCCAAGCAGGAGAAGCTCAAGGATCTGGAAGCCGAACTGGAGAAGCGGCAAGGTGATGATCCGCTGGTGCAGATTGCCGTGGATTCGGAAACCGTATCGGCGGTGGTTTCCGGTTGGACCGGCATCCCCACGGGGAGAATGCTCACCGATGAAATCGCCATGGTGCTCAAACTGGCCGATCGGCTCAAAGAGCGTATCATCGGCCAGGATCACGGGCTGGATGCGATCGAACAGGTGATCCAGACCGCCCATGCCGGAATCGAGGATCCCTCCAAACCCACGGGTGTTTTCATGCTGGTGGGACCCAGCGGCGTCGGAAAAACCGAAACGGCCCTGGCCCTTTCCGAGTTGCTTTACGGCGGTGAGCAGAACATGATCAGCATCAACATGAGCGAGTATCAGGAGGCGCACACCGTTTCCAGCCTCAAGGGATCCCCTCCCGGCTACGTGGGTTACGGTGAGGGCGGCGTGCTCACCGAGGCGGTACGCCGCAAACCGTATTCGGTGGTGCTGCTGGACGAGGTGGAAAAGGCCCATCCGGATGTCATGGAGCTTTTCTTTCAGGTTTTCGACAAAGGCATCATGGAAGACGGGGAAGGCCGCCGCATCGACTTCAAGAACTGCCTGATTATTCTGACCTCCAACCTGGGCACCGACCTGATCATGAACTTGTGCGCTGACGAGGAGACCATGCCTGACCCGTCCGGTCTTGGTGAGATGGTCAAACCCGAACTGCTCAAACATTTCAAGCCGGCTTTTCTCGGCCGCATGAAGATTGTGCCGTACTTTCCGATTACCGATGAGAACATGAAACTGATCGTGCGCCTCAAGCTAAACCGCATTGTCAAACGCATGCAGGAGAACCGGGATGTGGAATTCCTTTATGACGATGCCGTCGTGGATGCCATTGCCGGCCGTTGCACGGATGTTGACTCCGGGGCGCGCAATGCCGATCACATCATGACCAACACCCTGCTGCCTGAAATGTCTCGCGAACTGCTCAGCCGGCAGGCCGGTGGCGAGCAGATCAGCCGGGTGACGGTAACCATGGACGGTGAGGGGTTTGCCTACGACATCGCTTAG
- a CDS encoding type VI secretion system contractile sheath domain-containing protein has translation MADPITFDSIGVSMSANPKNSVQAKPSSSLPFKILIMGDFSGRANRGLETDGSDIENRRLYAVDRDCDDAVMEKIGVSVRIPSAGPSSPLVELDFSELEDFHPEQIYYRSPLFKTLKETRRKLLDPDAFAETAARFSGKPPAAPHGEPAASTGNAPGQQTVPGVTSSSDLLDQILEAGSGTPGDSGTAHPATDWDRFLDDLVGPYLVPDIEKEQDALVGSVDRSIAGVMNSILHHHDFQAIEANWRALRFIIRRLDTGENLQVYLLDLTRAELSASLTACEDLADCTIVRKLSAAGQESSGQVPWSLIAGLYTFEKTKSDAVVLARAGAMGQMLNAPFVAAAGGSVIGCSNIAESPDPDDWTTRPPSEDENAWQVVRSLPETAWAGLAMPRFLVRLPYGEDTDPVDVFDFEEMPGDPPHNHYLWANPAFAVVLILGRAFSRSGWELMRRLETLVDGLPLHLFQRGDERLTKPCCEVLLTDKALSEMIAAGVMPLVSFKDQDRAALARMQSIERSGKALSGRWS, from the coding sequence ATGGCCGACCCCATCACCTTCGACAGTATCGGCGTTTCCATGTCCGCCAATCCAAAAAATTCGGTCCAGGCGAAGCCATCATCGAGTCTGCCGTTTAAAATTCTCATCATGGGCGATTTCAGCGGACGAGCCAACCGGGGACTGGAAACCGATGGCTCGGACATCGAAAATCGCCGGTTGTATGCGGTCGACCGGGATTGTGACGACGCGGTCATGGAGAAGATAGGGGTTTCCGTGCGCATCCCCTCGGCTGGTCCGTCATCGCCGTTGGTGGAACTCGATTTCAGCGAACTGGAGGATTTCCATCCCGAGCAGATCTATTACCGTTCCCCGCTTTTCAAAACCCTCAAGGAGACCCGCCGGAAACTTTTGGATCCGGATGCCTTTGCCGAAACCGCGGCAAGGTTTTCCGGAAAACCACCGGCTGCGCCCCATGGGGAACCGGCCGCTTCCACCGGCAACGCCCCGGGGCAGCAAACGGTCCCGGGCGTCACTTCCTCATCCGACCTGCTTGATCAAATTTTGGAGGCGGGTTCCGGCACGCCAGGTGATTCAGGGACCGCCCATCCTGCAACCGACTGGGACCGCTTCCTGGACGATCTGGTGGGCCCTTACCTGGTGCCGGACATCGAAAAGGAGCAGGATGCGTTGGTTGGCAGCGTCGACCGCTCCATTGCCGGCGTCATGAATTCAATCCTGCATCATCATGACTTTCAGGCCATCGAAGCGAACTGGCGGGCGCTTCGGTTTATTATTCGGCGGCTGGATACCGGAGAGAATCTCCAGGTTTATCTGCTCGATCTGACCCGGGCGGAACTTTCGGCCAGCCTGACCGCCTGCGAGGATCTGGCGGACTGCACGATCGTCAGAAAGCTGTCCGCTGCCGGCCAGGAGAGTAGCGGGCAGGTGCCTTGGTCACTGATTGCCGGCCTGTACACTTTCGAGAAGACGAAATCCGACGCTGTGGTCCTTGCCCGCGCAGGGGCCATGGGGCAGATGTTGAATGCGCCGTTTGTCGCAGCGGCTGGCGGGTCGGTCATCGGTTGTTCGAATATCGCCGAATCCCCGGACCCCGATGACTGGACAACGCGACCGCCATCCGAAGACGAAAACGCGTGGCAGGTGGTGCGCAGCCTGCCCGAGACCGCCTGGGCCGGCCTGGCCATGCCACGATTCCTGGTGAGGCTTCCCTACGGTGAGGATACCGATCCGGTGGATGTTTTCGATTTTGAAGAGATGCCCGGCGACCCGCCTCACAACCACTACCTGTGGGCCAACCCGGCATTTGCCGTCGTCCTTATCCTGGGGCGCGCCTTCAGCCGGTCGGGCTGGGAACTTATGCGACGGCTGGAAACCTTGGTCGACGGACTCCCGCTGCATCTGTTTCAGCGCGGTGATGAACGCCTCACCAAACCCTGTTGTGAGGTGCTTTTAACGGACAAAGCGCTTTCAGAAATGATTGCTGCCGGGGTGATGCCATTGGTTTCGTTCAAAGATCAGGACCGGGCGGCATTGGCTCGGATGCAATCCATTGAACGTTCCGGGAAAGCTCTTTCCGGCCGATGGAGCTAG
- the tssG gene encoding type VI secretion system baseplate subunit TssG — protein sequence MAAKKRKSGADLKTQLFDRFYEFSFYRAVHLLERLSAGRSGLGQTLAPADEPVHFTVKPDFSFPPSDISMLGDNGPDAPATMQVAFMGLTGPSGVLPQWYTQLIMDRRKEKDHTLAAFLDIFNHRLITLFYLAWKKHRFPENYAFGAADRLSRYLLSFCGLGTPGLTRMIGLPEESLTFYSGLFSRPVASAVAIEAAVAYFSDCRVRVEQHVERIVELDSQDQTQLGSANASLGDDAICGSQVWESQTKFRVHVGPVDREKFVRLMPIGDLLVPIFSLVRYMVGIEFEFEIRIYLKKEEVPLCQLGASGGDAPMLGWTTWISSPGYAYTEDIFFTFQEYDLQLIKF from the coding sequence ATGGCCGCCAAGAAGCGGAAATCAGGTGCTGATCTAAAAACGCAGCTGTTCGACCGGTTTTACGAATTCTCCTTCTACCGGGCCGTTCACCTGCTGGAGCGCCTCAGTGCCGGTAGAAGCGGCCTCGGTCAGACCCTGGCACCGGCCGACGAACCGGTTCATTTTACCGTAAAACCGGATTTTTCCTTTCCGCCAAGTGACATCTCAATGCTTGGGGACAACGGACCGGACGCACCGGCGACCATGCAGGTCGCTTTTATGGGGCTGACCGGACCTTCCGGTGTGCTGCCCCAATGGTATACCCAACTGATCATGGATCGGCGCAAAGAGAAGGACCATACGTTGGCCGCTTTTCTGGATATTTTCAACCATCGCCTGATCACCCTGTTTTACCTGGCCTGGAAAAAACATCGTTTTCCCGAAAACTACGCGTTTGGTGCCGCCGATCGGCTGTCGCGCTATTTGCTTAGTTTTTGCGGGCTTGGGACACCGGGACTGACCCGCATGATCGGGCTGCCCGAAGAATCGCTGACTTTTTACAGCGGCTTGTTTTCACGGCCGGTTGCCTCGGCGGTGGCCATTGAGGCGGCCGTGGCTTATTTCTCGGACTGCCGTGTGCGTGTTGAACAGCACGTTGAGCGCATTGTCGAATTGGATTCCCAGGATCAGACGCAATTGGGAAGCGCCAATGCCAGCCTGGGGGACGATGCCATTTGCGGCAGCCAGGTGTGGGAAAGTCAGACCAAGTTCCGTGTACACGTGGGGCCGGTGGATCGTGAAAAATTTGTGCGTCTGATGCCCATCGGAGACCTGCTGGTTCCGATTTTCTCACTGGTGCGCTATATGGTCGGCATTGAATTCGAATTTGAAATTCGCATCTATCTTAAAAAAGAAGAGGTCCCGCTATGCCAGTTGGGCGCGTCAGGCGGCGATGCCCCCATGCTGGGATGGACAACCTGGATTTCATCCCCGGGTTACGCCTACACCGAAGACATCTTTTTTACGTTTCAGGAGTATGACCTGCAGTTGATCAAGTTCTGA
- a CDS encoding tetratricopeptide repeat protein → MQNKHEADGDTRLSIDQAVRFAIELQQKGQLNKAEGIYQDILAKIPDHQDVLHFYGILEFQRSRTDQAIEKISAAIAAAPDYMDAHNNLGNIYMENRRLEEAEAEYRRTVELAPRHVGALNNLGTVLRALGRFDEAESIFRDTLKDHADFFPLHYNLGNLLYQKGAEEEAVEHYFRAVVLDPDQSRSKIRLGLALIKLGRREEAEQLYRDWLEKEPDNPEAQHMLAACSGEAVPGRASDAYVKTLFNRFADSFEEQLNILAYKAPEFVTGAVATHYGEPENSLAILDAGCGTGLCGPLLKPFAFRLDGVDLSPGMLKKADASGIYDRLTESDLTGYIQGHSGVYDVIVAADVLCYFGDLEDVFAAVADALKPSGRFVFTVERAEPDTNKNNGDYHIIPQGRYTHSEAYIRRIANQKGLTSESITRDVLRKEMGRPVDGLVVTLARA, encoded by the coding sequence ATGCAAAACAAGCACGAAGCTGACGGTGACACACGACTGTCCATCGACCAAGCGGTGAGGTTCGCCATCGAACTGCAGCAAAAAGGACAGTTGAACAAAGCCGAAGGGATTTATCAGGATATTCTGGCCAAAATTCCCGATCATCAGGATGTGCTCCATTTTTACGGTATTCTGGAATTTCAACGCAGCCGCACCGATCAGGCCATCGAAAAAATCTCGGCTGCCATCGCGGCGGCGCCCGACTACATGGACGCCCACAACAACCTGGGCAACATCTACATGGAAAACCGGCGGCTGGAAGAAGCCGAGGCCGAGTACCGGCGCACCGTTGAACTGGCCCCCCGGCATGTGGGGGCGCTCAATAACCTCGGCACCGTCCTTCGAGCGTTGGGCCGCTTCGATGAGGCCGAATCCATATTCCGCGACACCCTGAAAGATCACGCCGATTTTTTCCCCCTGCATTACAACCTGGGGAACCTGCTTTACCAAAAAGGCGCGGAAGAAGAGGCTGTAGAGCATTATTTCAGAGCCGTGGTGCTTGACCCGGACCAGTCACGATCCAAAATTCGGCTGGGTCTGGCGCTGATCAAGCTGGGACGCAGGGAAGAGGCGGAACAATTGTATCGCGATTGGCTGGAGAAAGAACCCGACAATCCCGAAGCGCAACACATGCTGGCGGCCTGTTCCGGCGAAGCAGTGCCCGGGCGTGCATCGGATGCCTACGTCAAAACGCTTTTCAACCGGTTCGCGGACAGTTTTGAAGAGCAGCTCAATATCCTGGCGTACAAGGCGCCGGAATTTGTAACAGGCGCTGTCGCAACGCACTACGGCGAGCCTGAAAACAGTCTGGCAATACTCGACGCCGGCTGTGGTACCGGATTGTGCGGCCCCTTGCTGAAACCATTTGCCTTTCGTCTCGACGGCGTTGACCTCTCTCCCGGCATGCTCAAGAAGGCCGATGCGTCAGGAATTTACGACCGCCTGACCGAATCGGACTTGACCGGATATATCCAAGGGCACAGTGGCGTTTACGATGTGATCGTCGCTGCGGATGTGCTCTGTTATTTCGGCGATCTGGAAGATGTTTTTGCTGCTGTGGCAGATGCGCTCAAGCCCTCCGGACGCTTTGTTTTTACCGTGGAACGGGCCGAACCGGATACGAACAAGAACAACGGCGATTACCACATTATTCCCCAGGGACGCTATACCCATTCGGAGGCATATATACGCCGGATCGCCAATCAAAAGGGATTGACGTCCGAATCGATCACCCGCGACGTACTGCGCAAGGAGATGGGCCGTCCGGTTGACGGATTGGTGGTGACCCTTGCCAGGGCCTGA
- a CDS encoding type VI secretion system Vgr family protein, translating to MTSPIDQSNRFLTIKTPLAPDSLALIRIRGTETLSDGFRYDLDFFSQEANLSFSDMVGGHITVSMHMHNEEIRYINGIVAEFEQGHREDETEKGIGQHTVYHATIVPWSWLLSKMTNNRIFQDKNVKEIIDLVFEERVESQYEWALDKEYEKRTYCVQYNETDLNFVSRLMEEEGISYYFRHEDGQHTMVLTDSSNKLKPCPGQESARFESKAVEAEEDYFIRQLTCACKIIPTRYTHTDYNFETPTTPLIMETDTTQSGNDTRMQREVYDYPGKYGNNKDGERYGRIRMEAEEVEITTLKGKSECIGFRSGYHFKLENYGRDELNDKEYLLVSVTHEASQGWEVFGTPQVDHYTNTFSCIPFETSFRPRCRSFRPKIHGVQTAMVVGPESEEIYTDKYGRVKVQFHWDREGENNENSSCWMRVAQMISGAGWGGMFIPRVGQEVIVEFLEGDPDRPIITGCVYHEHNMPPYSLPDEKTKSTFKSNSSPDGGGFNEIRFEDKKGEEQLFVHAEKNQDIRVKNDCFEWIGRDRHLIVKRYQKEEVENNRHEKVGADHFEEIGKDRHLKVKGKEAKGVDGSCSLTVKGDMIEVFKANHSEQVTNDYYVKGDNLVIEGMTNVTIKVGGSYIAMDNTGIKISGTQVVIDGKMAEVSGSAMVTIKGGMVKIN from the coding sequence ATGACCTCACCTATCGATCAGAGCAATCGCTTTTTGACCATCAAGACGCCCTTGGCGCCTGATTCATTAGCCCTCATCAGAATACGTGGGACCGAGACGCTTTCCGACGGTTTTCGTTATGATTTGGATTTTTTCAGCCAGGAGGCGAATCTATCTTTTTCGGATATGGTCGGCGGTCACATCACGGTATCCATGCACATGCACAATGAGGAAATCAGATATATCAACGGCATTGTCGCCGAGTTCGAACAGGGACACCGTGAAGATGAGACGGAAAAGGGGATAGGTCAACACACGGTCTATCATGCGACGATCGTACCCTGGTCGTGGTTGCTCAGCAAGATGACGAACAACCGAATCTTTCAGGATAAAAACGTTAAGGAAATTATCGACCTGGTATTTGAGGAGCGGGTCGAAAGTCAATATGAATGGGCCCTCGACAAAGAATATGAAAAACGGACCTATTGTGTTCAGTACAATGAAACCGATCTCAATTTTGTTTCCAGGCTGATGGAAGAAGAGGGGATCTCCTACTATTTTCGTCACGAAGATGGCCAGCATACCATGGTGTTGACCGATTCATCCAACAAACTGAAACCGTGTCCAGGGCAGGAGAGCGCCCGATTTGAATCCAAAGCCGTTGAAGCTGAAGAAGATTACTTCATCCGCCAATTGACCTGCGCGTGTAAAATCATTCCCACCCGATACACTCATACCGACTACAATTTTGAAACCCCCACCACGCCGCTGATCATGGAAACCGATACGACACAATCGGGTAACGATACCCGAATGCAGCGGGAAGTTTATGATTATCCCGGTAAATACGGGAACAATAAAGACGGAGAACGCTACGGGCGGATCCGCATGGAAGCGGAGGAGGTGGAGATAACCACCCTAAAGGGCAAGAGTGAGTGCATCGGGTTTCGAAGCGGATACCACTTTAAACTGGAAAATTATGGCCGCGATGAGCTAAATGATAAAGAATATCTGCTGGTTTCGGTTACGCATGAGGCCAGCCAAGGATGGGAAGTATTCGGTACCCCCCAGGTAGACCATTACACGAACACCTTTTCCTGCATCCCCTTTGAGACGTCTTTCAGGCCACGCTGCCGCAGCTTTCGACCGAAGATTCACGGGGTCCAGACGGCCATGGTGGTGGGGCCTGAATCCGAAGAAATTTACACGGACAAGTACGGCCGGGTGAAGGTCCAGTTCCATTGGGATCGTGAAGGTGAAAATAACGAAAATAGTTCCTGTTGGATGCGTGTTGCCCAGATGATTTCGGGAGCTGGATGGGGGGGGATGTTTATCCCAAGGGTTGGCCAGGAGGTGATCGTCGAGTTCCTCGAAGGCGACCCCGATCGGCCGATCATCACCGGGTGCGTTTATCACGAACACAACATGCCGCCTTACTCGCTACCCGATGAGAAGACCAAATCGACGTTCAAGTCAAATTCCTCTCCGGATGGCGGGGGGTTCAACGAAATACGGTTTGAGGACAAAAAGGGCGAAGAACAGCTTTTTGTGCATGCCGAAAAGAATCAGGATATAAGGGTAAAAAACGATTGCTTCGAGTGGATCGGCAGGGATCGGCACCTGATTGTTAAACGATACCAGAAGGAAGAGGTGGAAAACAACCGCCATGAGAAAGTCGGTGCCGACCACTTCGAAGAGATCGGCAAAGATCGCCACCTCAAGGTAAAAGGCAAGGAGGCCAAAGGGGTCGATGGCAGCTGTTCCCTGACGGTCAAGGGCGATATGATCGAGGTCTTCAAGGCCAATCACTCGGAACAGGTAACCAATGACTACTATGTCAAGGGCGATAATCTTGTCATCGAAGGCATGACCAATGTTACCATCAAGGTCGGCGGATCTTATATCGCCATGGACAACACGGGAATCAAAATCAGCGGTACGCAGGTGGTGATCGATGGGAAGATGGCGGAAGTCAGCGGCAGCGCAATGGTCACCATCAAGGGGGGGATGGTCAAGATCAACTAA
- a CDS encoding PAAR domain-containing protein → MGKPAARLGDMHTCPMVTPGVPPVPHVGGPISIGCPTVLIGGMAAARVGDMATCVGPPDTIAMGSATVMIGGMPAARMGDATAHGGSIALGCLTVLIGG, encoded by the coding sequence ATGGGAAAACCAGCTGCACGACTCGGAGACATGCACACCTGCCCGATGGTTACACCGGGGGTGCCTCCCGTTCCGCATGTCGGTGGCCCGATCTCCATTGGCTGTCCAACCGTATTGATTGGCGGCATGGCCGCCGCCCGCGTCGGTGATATGGCAACCTGCGTTGGTCCGCCCGATACCATCGCCATGGGATCGGCCACTGTGATGATCGGCGGGATGCCGGCCGCGCGCATGGGCGATGCGACGGCGCATGGAGGGAGTATCGCCCTCGGATGCCTGACCGTGTTGATCGGCGGGTAG
- a CDS encoding DUF6931 family protein produces the protein MATDIDLVALCEQFPCSPEAKALAAQHAKASEFITALRQEKLSVDAVQAMARSLPKEKAVEWAAQSARTAGEQAGLTPAEQETLEAVDQWVARPDRARKTVVSTVAAELPTDSPVSCVANATAFSDGIALPEGAEVPTSGDDLTGHFVASAVLLAATKISSQNAPELPATPESPEIPDVPEAPDIAELPEAIGLMPEEASMPVDELVATAESSLDEGQDLMESQAPPEIPAKEQAQSDKLLKPFLDAGMKLAETVPGFV, from the coding sequence ATGGCCACTGATATCGATCTGGTCGCATTGTGTGAACAGTTTCCCTGTTCACCGGAAGCCAAAGCCCTTGCGGCCCAGCATGCCAAGGCTTCCGAATTTATCACCGCCCTGCGACAGGAGAAGCTGAGCGTCGATGCGGTTCAGGCCATGGCGCGCAGCCTGCCCAAGGAGAAGGCAGTGGAATGGGCGGCCCAGAGTGCTCGGACGGCCGGTGAACAGGCCGGCCTGACACCGGCGGAGCAGGAAACGCTCGAAGCCGTGGACCAATGGGTTGCCCGGCCCGATCGGGCCAGAAAAACGGTAGTCAGCACTGTCGCCGCTGAACTGCCCACCGATTCCCCGGTTAGCTGTGTGGCCAATGCCACCGCCTTCAGCGACGGCATTGCACTTCCCGAAGGAGCTGAGGTCCCCACATCCGGCGATGATCTGACCGGTCATTTCGTGGCCAGCGCCGTGCTCTTGGCGGCGACCAAGATAAGCTCCCAGAATGCCCCTGAACTGCCCGCAACACCCGAATCCCCTGAAATCCCTGATGTTCCGGAAGCGCCCGATATTGCGGAGCTTCCCGAGGCTATTGGCCTGATGCCGGAGGAAGCCTCCATGCCCGTTGACGAGTTGGTCGCTACGGCCGAATCGTCACTGGACGAAGGCCAAGATTTGATGGAATCGCAGGCGCCGCCTGAAATCCCGGCCAAGGAGCAGGCCCAGTCTGACAAACTGTTGAAACCGTTTCTCGATGCGGGTATGAAGCTGGCCGAAACGGTGCCGGGGTTTGTGTAA
- a CDS encoding peptidoglycan-binding protein, whose amino-acid sequence MPKHIVKQGEHLVGIATSYHFLNYKKIWEDSNNTELKKSRKNPNILFPGDQIYLPEYITNTIDITTEQRHRFIVKKVPLSINIVIKNEDNAPISNTECSITIEEKKFSHITDIEGKIIQPISHKITKGTLAIFDTQYDLLIGSLDPITEVSGQKERLINLGYYPDNNDKESDQSFLSAVEEFQCDNNLFVDGICGPKTQAKIVKIYGC is encoded by the coding sequence ATGCCTAAACATATCGTTAAACAAGGTGAACATCTTGTGGGTATTGCGACAAGTTATCATTTTCTAAACTATAAAAAAATTTGGGAAGATTCTAATAATACAGAGTTAAAAAAATCAAGAAAAAATCCAAATATTCTTTTTCCAGGCGACCAAATTTATTTACCCGAATATATAACAAACACTATTGACATTACAACCGAGCAACGGCATCGATTCATAGTTAAAAAGGTGCCTCTGTCAATTAATATTGTTATTAAAAATGAAGACAATGCTCCCATTTCTAATACTGAATGTTCGATAACGATAGAGGAAAAAAAATTTTCACACATTACTGATATTGAAGGAAAAATAATTCAACCTATTTCGCACAAGATAACAAAGGGAACTCTGGCGATTTTCGATACCCAGTATGATTTGTTAATTGGCAGCCTCGACCCAATTACAGAAGTCAGTGGTCAAAAAGAGCGACTCATTAATTTGGGTTATTATCCTGATAATAACGATAAAGAATCTGATCAAAGCTTTTTATCTGCAGTTGAAGAATTTCAATGCGATAATAATTTGTTTGTAGATGGTATATGCGGACCAAAAACACAAGCTAAAATAGTTAAAATCTATGGATGTTAA